Below is a genomic region from Neorhizobium galegae.
TACGCAATGGTGCCGGCGAAGCGTCCGCCATCGTCGAGCAGGAACACCGAGGCCGTGTGATCCATGGTGTAGTCGCCGTTCGGATCCTTCTCGTCGACCGGCACTTTCTTGAAATAGACCTTGAAACCCTTGGCCATCTCCTGGACCTTGGCCGGCGGACCGGAAATGCCCTTCACCCGGTCGGTGACATTGGAGACGTACTGGCCGAGCAGTTCGGGACTGTCGCGCTCCGGATCGATGCTGACGAAATAGCCGTTGAGTTTGGTGCCGTCCGGATCGACCTTGTGCAGCCAACCGTTGAGCTCGAAAAGCGTCGTGGGGCAGACTTCCGGGCAATGGGTGAAGCCGAAAAACAGCGCCGTCGGCTTGTCCTGGAAGGCCTTTTCGGTGATCGGTTGGCCGTTCTGGGCGACGAGCTGGAACGGTACCCCGAACGGCCCCTCGGCAAGCTGCTGTTTCGAACGCGTCAATGTCAGCGTCAGCGCCACCAGCACGCCCGCCAACGCAACGACGGCGATCCACAGAACAATTCGGAAGCTCTTCATCAGTATCTCTTCA
It encodes:
- a CDS encoding SCO family protein — translated: MKSFRIVLWIAVVALAGVLVALTLTLTRSKQQLAEGPFGVPFQLVAQNGQPITEKAFQDKPTALFFGFTHCPEVCPTTLFELNGWLHKVDPDGTKLNGYFVSIDPERDSPELLGQYVSNVTDRVKGISGPPAKVQEMAKGFKVYFKKVPVDEKDPNGDYTMDHTASVFLLDDGGRFAGTIAYGENPDVAVKKLENLIKG